The genomic region TCACTCACTGGTACGCTGGATACAGATATGAAGCGTTATGATCTTATGCATCATATTAACACGCGTGGCACTTTCCTTGTATCAAAGGAATGTTTACCATATTTGACGAAGAGTAATCATGCACACATATTGAATATTTCACCGCCTTTAAATTTGAATCCGATCTGGTTTGCTCCACATGTGGCCTATACAATGGCCAAATATGGTATGTCTATGTGTGTGCTGGGTATGGCAGAAGAATTCCGTTCTGCCAAAGTGGCCGTAAACGCGTTATGGCCACGAACTGCTATACATACGGCTGCCATAGAAATGTTGACTGGGCCAGATAGTTTAAATGTATCGCGCAAAGTTGATATCATGGCAGATGCCGCTTACGCAGTTTTGGTGCGTGAACCTACTCAGTGTACAGGACGTTTTCTTATTGACGATGAAGTCTTAACCGAAGCTGGTGTCACGGATTTGAAACAATACGCCTGCAATCCTGAATATGCCGATAAATTAATGCCCGATTTCTTTTTGGATATTCCCGAGAATGAACTCAATGCAATTAAAGAAGATATCAAGCAAAGAAAATCTGAAGGTGCATCTTCCGGTCAAATACCGGCATTATTTGGAAAGATTGAAACATTGCTTTCACCAGAACTGGTGCAAAAAACGCAGGCTGTTTTCCAATTCAATATTGAAGGAGAAGAAAAAGGCACATGGCATTTGGATTTAAAAAATGGAACAGGCTCATGCGGTAGTGGTGAACCAAAGATTTCACCTGATGCAACTTTAACAATGAAAGCTAATAACTTCCATGATATGTTTTCGGGAAAACTAAAGGCTGCAACTGCATATATGACaggaaaactaaaaatttccGGTGACTTGAATAAGGCAATGAAACTGGAGAAGCTTATGCGTTcactaaaatcaaaattatagaCTTTGGTAATTGTTATGACCTGAGGTTTGCTAGTGATAAGttgcattttttatgttaaatataggtttaatttactttttaataaatattttatttgtaaaccgTTGTTTATTcacttacatgcatacataagtatatgcatatgtgcctTCCAAACGAAGTTGTAGATtagacaataaaaatttttgacttttttgtattatattatttgtaattgttCCGATTTGGtcaaatttgtttggaaaatatcataaaatgtgtgtttaaatatacttaaaaataaaaacgacgAGCTATTAACCGAAGTTTTGAATAGATATTACAAatcattttaaatgaaatattgaagAACGGCATTAAATTGATAATTTGCgcattatatgcatatatcttaaaaacttttaatgaatgaaataaGTAATTCACCATATTTTATAGGTTTTGTTAAGTTTAAGAGAAGCAACAAGTTGAATAGAAAATTTTCCATCGTCTTACAACACTATTTATTTTGCTTCTTCTTCCTTTCAGTGCGTCATCAAATCACAGTTAATTGCCGCTAAATTACATGCAAATACAACCAAAACCTCTGATTAcccaaataatttcttttaatttcaaaagtatttgataAAATGGAGGAAGAAACTTTACCTGGGAGCTGCAACTTTCTAAAGGACCCATTATCAATAAGGTAACTACATTTTAAATTGTAGTAATacgcaaataatataatcattcATTCATTGCAGCGATCTCGTTGGTCCTGGCACAACATTTGAGATTAACACAAACTTTGATGAGGGCTTCAGCAACGATATATTCGATGAATTAAATTTAGGTTCTGATGAGGAAGATGATGAAAAGTCGGCTGTAGATCACACAACACTGGTTTCGCCGTGGACAAAAACATTTGATGAACTGCGTCAACAAATGGTGCAGATAAATGAacacatttacaaaaaaattacacagCCGGGATTAGCAGAAAACGGTGAAGTGCCGTTAAATGCACGTGTGTGTATACGATATAATGCCTACTGGGAAGGTGAAGGGGCACCTTTTGATTCATCATTTTTGCGTGGCTCCTCGTATCAATTCTATACTGGACGAAATGAAGTAATCGAAGGATTAGAGGAAGCAGTGCGCACCATGTATCGTGGCGAACAGGCACAATTCGTAATTTCACATCATTTACTCTTCCGTGAAATTGGTTGTCCGCCACGCATAAAACCAAGTGCCGATGGACTCTTTATAATAGAATTAGTTTCATTCAATGCCGTTGGTGATTTAGAGGCAGATAAAAACTTAACCGATGAAGAACGACGCAAATATTCCatagtaattgaaaaaatacgtgaAGTACATCTCAAAGGTCTAGATTTCTTCGGACAAGGCTTATACAAAAATGCTTTTCGCGCTTTTGAGAAAGCAGTAAGTTTGCTGAACAGCTGTCATTTGGCGAACGAGCAAGAGGAGAAAGAGCAAACagcatttttattgaaactaTATACAAACTTAGCAGTTTGTTATAATAAAGTTAATCTACCAACAAAGGCTTGCATTATGTGCAAAGAAATACGCCAGTTGACTAACAATAAACCCTCGTGTAAAGCATTATTTCAAGAAGGACGTGCATTGCTACTGCTgggtaagttttttttaatatttttatgtatgatttttggcaaatatgtatgttgtttgGTTGCTATTGTAGGCGAGTATGAACGCGCACGGCAGATACTTATACGCTCTCAACGCATGGAGCCGCAAAACGAAGATATCAGTCGGGAGCTGAAAATATTGGAAGAACGTTAtgcaaaatacaaagaaaacgAGCGCAGCATTTGGACAAAAGCAATGGGTATAATAAAGAAGAATGATGTCGGCAAACAAGGTGATACTGGTAGCGCCGAGACGCCCAGCATCTTCGAACAAGAAATGGCAGAACTAATGAAAAGTTTCAAGGAAAACatggatttgaataatttcaactTACCAACTGGTTTaactaaaagtgaaataaaaactgTAGATGAGCTAGCGCAGAGCATGGATCTAAAACTAACGCTTTCACCGCTAGACAATGCAACCTATACGctaagtaaagtaaataaaaaataaattagactGCTAAAGCAGACTAAGAAGATtgaatgaaattatagcaaaaatgttcgatatatttttgcaccaaagaaaaataagtttataCATAACAATATTAGTGCGTAAGAACAGAGTGCTAAATTTATGCgccaatttttttatgcaaaacaaTTACTAGTAAgtacaataaaaattgtattggtAAAATCTGTAAaggaaaattactttttattcacTAGTTTAAAAAACTGCTCAGCGaccacaataaaaaatataataagtttgaaaattaatattcatgTACTCGTATAAgcttagaaataataaaaaaaacctgaacttttaaaaaatcgaataataaatgttgaactatgaaaattgcattgaaacactttttgtttttatttttagttaaaacgcATAAatgtatttcattatttatgtataattcaCAAATAATACTAATACGGTTTCTTACTTAATTTTACTCTTCAAGTTTTTATTACTTGATTTCTTGTTTAATATTGCaacacaatttcacatttttaaattgttattaacttaacacatttatttgtatttgtaataataagcatttgtgTACACACAAGCCTttgggtaatttttttttatttttctgtttctcTTATATTTATCTACATAGTATATGCATGTAGCTAAACCCACATTTAATTGTTAGTTACTGTTACTAAATTTTACTTCGgttaattttttagcttttgtattaaactaattattattattattttagtttttatgtatgtattccgTTTTTCTGCATAttctatttattatatttagtttatttataattattttttattattataacttttatataACGTTATTaactactttttatttataattgccTCATATTGATTATGTTAGCTTATTTTCGAGCTTTTTGAGATGCATCATTAATtgtacttaatttaatttaacataatttatttcaactaaatatgtatttatattgtacatatacaaacatgtacatatatatacatatatatttaattttgattgaaCGCATTTTTCACtaataatttcgtttttttttgttttgcttttttactaatcttttatcaaaattattaaattggtGCATTAGCCCAATTTCATTTACTTAAATTGTGTTCCAAGTTGCTCTAAATAATTTGCATAAGCTACGTAATTAATTTAtcgtttttaaaattatttttcttttttataaacacataaataaaattaagttatagTCTTCTATAAATTGCTTGGCTTTTGagcatttttgtaatattatactAAATGGGTCGTTTCACTTCAATAGtttgctatgtatgtatgtatctgtctaatgcatttttttttcttaattcttattttaaaacataagtatatgtgcatatgttttaaatttttcgtgcattttaacaaaaattatatttttttatgattttgcaTGGGACTAAATTTTTATACATCGCATACGCATCGTCGTTATTCCGAGccaatattgttattttttgatttgagttaatttctttatttatttttatttttattttttcttttaatttcactgTATTATTCCAACACAATTATAGAGAGTAAAATAATACTTTTGCATAGGAAAgtcacttataaatatatagacatacatatggatTTGgtatataaagataaaaaatcataaaagatatattgtttgtgtatatattgtatataaataaccaAATGTGAATGAGAATTCGGAAAACAAAATacaagttttacaaaaaaatgtgattaatttttaattaattgtcaataaaattatgatttttaaatCGAGTGAATCCGAATAAGAACGCGTATGGAAAAAatgattaataaaatttaactaaaaattaatgtttacaCTTTTTCACATCCAATTCATACATATCCATTTTTaaattggtattttttttattgaagacaCCAAAACAAgctcataaataaaattgtatgtaattttaaaaaGGCGAAACAAAACTGaaacaatataaataagattaaaattgaaaagtaattaaaagaattaacacaaaatataataataaaattaaataatattaaaaacataaagaaacttaaaaaaaatatttaaaatatattaaaaaataataataattaataaaatattaaaaaaaacttaaaaaaaataatttgaaatatccaaaattacttaaaaagtaaacacaaaatataattaacattaaaattaaatcatagtgaaagaaataaaaaaataaagaatcttaaagaaatatttaaaaacaataaaaaaaaataaaaataaataaaaactaaaaattacttaaaagaaaattgataaaaaaacaaaCGCAGAAAACAATTGacatcaaaatttaataatggtgaaagaaataaaagaattaaaaaaaattaaaaaaactaaatatttaaaaattaataaaaaaatataaataataaaattaaataaaaattgtacaaaaaaataaacctaaaataagaacaagaaataaaaaaatatgtaaaaaattaagaaaattaaaaaatagaatttaaaaaaatttcgagacagctaacaaagaaattattactaagcaaatatttttaaaccatacattaattacaaatatatgtatgtaaaatcaaagatattttatagtttaacaacatttttaatttaagttacatatgtacatcgttTGCTCAGCGtgataaattaaacaaaaatataacattCGACAACATATTAGTATACAAATgtttataactaaaatttaaaaaaaatatatattatttgtcattcattcatttcctttataataataaagttgagCACATTAAGCACAAACCAAAAAATATCTTTGTAAGTGGAGTAAGAAAAAttatagtataataaaaaaatagtaaatataaatgtaaagtaaaacaattttgtgagtagaggaaaaaaagaaagaaagtaaTCGATCAGTATAATTATTAATGAACAGCTTTATAAATTGCAGCGAGCAACGAAATCATAAATGCTTAAAAAGtactgaataattttttgattctcTTGTTATCAAATGTTATAAGTTAGACTAATGTTACGAATTGTTTATTGCCTTAGCAATAATGGCTTCGAAAACGTGCTGTAGTAGTAAATATTTGCAGCTCTTAATGcaacatttatttttgcataacTACTtaactaatatatattttatatatatgtatgttgtttatataaattttcttgaattGACGCACACTATTTGCATTAACTTTATTGATTTCGTCATAAGTGGctttatttgcaaacaaaaataaccatTTAATAGTATtcaatttataagtttttatgtttaattttttattttttatgattttttaaattatagttttaaagtatttaattttttgttaaatttgttatttttttttatttataattttaaagtaattatttttttactttagcgCTAACGTTTTTATTATCGCcatacatttgtatttgcatgttttttattttataaaattaagttt from Bactrocera tryoni isolate S06 chromosome 3, CSIRO_BtryS06_freeze2, whole genome shotgun sequence harbors:
- the LOC120772247 gene encoding hydroxysteroid dehydrogenase-like protein 2, which produces MINTGKLAGRTLFITGASRGIGKAIALKAARDGANIIVAAKTSTPHPKLPGTIYTAAEEIEKVGGRAHPCVVDVRDEQQVRSAVQDAVAKFGGIDILINNASAISLTGTLDTDMKRYDLMHHINTRGTFLVSKECLPYLTKSNHAHILNISPPLNLNPIWFAPHVAYTMAKYGMSMCVLGMAEEFRSAKVAVNALWPRTAIHTAAIEMLTGPDSLNVSRKVDIMADAAYAVLVREPTQCTGRFLIDDEVLTEAGVTDLKQYACNPEYADKLMPDFFLDIPENELNAIKEDIKQRKSEGASSGQIPALFGKIETLLSPELVQKTQAVFQFNIEGEEKGTWHLDLKNGTGSCGSGEPKISPDATLTMKANNFHDMFSGKLKAATAYMTGKLKISGDLNKAMKLEKLMRSLKSKL
- the LOC120772453 gene encoding inactive peptidyl-prolyl cis-trans isomerase shutdown, with amino-acid sequence MEEETLPGSCNFLKDPLSISDLVGPGTTFEINTNFDEGFSNDIFDELNLGSDEEDDEKSAVDHTTLVSPWTKTFDELRQQMVQINEHIYKKITQPGLAENGEVPLNARVCIRYNAYWEGEGAPFDSSFLRGSSYQFYTGRNEVIEGLEEAVRTMYRGEQAQFVISHHLLFREIGCPPRIKPSADGLFIIELVSFNAVGDLEADKNLTDEERRKYSIVIEKIREVHLKGLDFFGQGLYKNAFRAFEKAVSLLNSCHLANEQEEKEQTAFLLKLYTNLAVCYNKVNLPTKACIMCKEIRQLTNNKPSCKALFQEGRALLLLGEYERARQILIRSQRMEPQNEDISRELKILEERYAKYKENERSIWTKAMGIIKKNDVGKQGDTGSAETPSIFEQEMAELMKSFKENMDLNNFNLPTGLTKSEIKTVDELAQSMDLKLTLSPLDNATYTLSKVNKK